The genomic segment gcaggagcagagCCGCTTGAGCCTCACTGCCCTTGTGGCACCTTCGGAGGACGGTCACAGGTATGAGGGTGTCGAGCCCAGGACTCTGAGCGCCAATAGCGGCGTgagccgcagccgcaacgAGTTTCTCAACCTCTTGTTGACTTGCCTTATTGAGCGTCTTGACACTGTGACGAGACAGGCCATGgagccgccgcagcgacaaAATCGCACCCAATCTGCTACGCGTGCTGGCGCCCATGCTGCCATGGTGTCAtcgccgcacgcgcgcgcacacagtgTGCATAGCCACCAACACGTTGCCCGTGGCCCACCAcagcaggagagagcgatgTCCAGGGCCGCCCTTCAGTCTCATCACTCGATGTTAGTgaacgccgccgccgcctctgcctcacccAAGGGGCTGCCGCCGTCCACGCGGGCGTCGTTTTCGGACAGTACGAAGGCTTCTCAGTATATACAGCACggcagaaggggagggggcagcgtTGGCGGCCCTTCGTTCAACAAAGTCTCGTCAAAGTGAGACACGTTTTTGTCACAGCGCTGCTACCACCGCCATAGTGGAAGGCGACGCGCACCGTGAATAGCCGAAGGAAGCGGTTTCCCGgaaggtgggggggggggggaggagaggccttagccgcctctcctcctcccccgcttccGTTCACTTTTGATCGCCCGGAGATCGGCAACACCGCACCTCCGCTCCCAGGCGCAGGCGTTCCTCGCACTCCTCTTCTCGACTGGTCTTTCCACGTGCAAGCGAAGCAGACAAAAAGCTGGCGAGGGTGCCTATAGAAGCGcaggtgctctctctctccttttgtCTTCGTTTCACGCCAAACACATCAACCCCCGCCCAACCCACGCCTGCAGCGAGTGAGAGGCGAGGCCGCGCGCCCTTgtcgtggtggcgctggATTCGAAccaaacaaaagagaggtgaaggTCAACGACGTGCTCTTCTactcgtgtgtgcgtgtgtgtgccgcacTGGAGCAGCTGTGTCGCCTACCCTCACCAACAATGCCTAAACGCGCACGACATCTGTCTGTGATGACCCTTGCAAGTCTCGTTTGCTTTTCCGGACCCTCCAACTCTTCGTCTACCCTCTTTCCTCTATCCTACTCTTAGATATGACTTCCGCCGATGTCTGCTGATGCGCTCCCATCAGCATGGGATGGAGCCGAATGACCCGCCGATCGTTGAACATACCCGCGAGAGGGTGGCTGATGAAGGCTACGTGCGGCAATCGCTACCGCCGGAACGCCGCCctgcctttttctctcctatGTGAGTTGGTGTTCAAGTTGGGGGAAGGCGGTATTTtagtcactgctgctgcggtcatGGCCCTTTGGTCTCGCGCGCGTCATGCTCGCTCTATTGGACTGCctcatcttctccctcttctccgctgACGTATATGTGGCTAGTTTTGCGTGCGGGTCGTTCGTTCCCGTACGTGGGTggctccccctcctcttgccCTCCTGCCTCTGGACACACTCACATAATCCTTCTTTGCCGCTTcgactccctctctccttttgaCTCTTCCCATTCACCCCTTCTTCATACatcgtgtgggtgtgcgcccCCCTGCTGCTTCTTGACTTCAGCTTGTGTGCTTGTCCGAGAGGTCGTACTGCCCCACGTTCACGTAGAGCCTCGACGGCCTCCGCGACTGCTGAGACTTTTTCGCGTCGCTCGGTGGCAGGGGTGTCGCTGATTTTCATCGTCGTTCATTCACGCTCTGTGCGTATGCTGgcgcgagaagagaaggggaaagagccACCGAATTCCTCTTGTGATACACGCTCACCGACACAGGTGCACCCCTCTTCCGTAGTCTGAACGAAGATGCTTGCTTCTCGCGGCACAATTGCCAGGGATGGCGATGTAGTGCTCGTCGTGCATGGCCACCAGAACATCACGCCTCTCGtactgcagcgcggcgctgtgctgcactgcaAAGCTGGCAAGTTTGACCACGACGACATCATTGGCCGCTCCCTCGGCAGGTATGTAAAGGGGCAAAACAATCAGAAGAGTGACCCTCGAGAGCCGTCGGTGTTAATTCTGCAGAACAGCGCAGACATGTGGACGCAAGCGGTGCCGCACCGTACGCAGATCATCTACGACACAGACATCGCCGTCATCCTTCTAAACCTGCGCCTCGAACCTGGTAAaaaggtggtggaggcaggGACGGGCAGTGGCAGCCTGACGCACTCCCTGGCCAAGACGGTGGCCCCGAACGGGTGTGTGTACACTTGTGATTTCcacaagcagcgctgcctggAGGCGCGTGCCGAGTTTCGCCGCAACGGCCTCGACTCGCACCTCGTGTGCAGTCAGTGGCGAGACGTGTGCACGACCAACACAGGCGCCGCTGACATCGTCGACGGCGTTGATGCTGATGTGGAAGCAATGGAGTCACCGAACACTGGCTTtggcgtggcggcggcctctgTAGACGCCATCTTCCTCGATGTTCCCGCGCCGTGGGCGGCCATCGAGAACGTTTGCCACGTGCTCAAGGAGGGTGGGATGCTCTGTACCTTCTCGCCTTGCATGGAGCAGACGCAGCGAACAGCAGAGGCACTGCGGGCTGCTCCGCACCACTTCGTGGACATCCGCACGGTGGAAGCGCTCACAAAGTTTTTCCATCCCGTCTTCAAGCGCGCACGCGATGCACGCGATCGCGACTGCGTCAAGTTCCGCGCCAGCCTCGTGTCAAAGGGCCACAGTGCCTACTTGACCtttgcgcggcggcgactgGGCAAGGCTGAGCAGCTAGAGGAGGGGAAGCCGCTCGAAGCAGATGGCGCTGAGAAGAACggcatggaggaggcgacaaCGGCGTAGCGCCGTATTGTcctctcactccccctttcACCTATTAGGCGCGCTAATTTGTTCCTTACCGCTGGCGGATGTGccatgcccccccccctaaaCAGCGCACATGACGAGTAAACAACGAAGCGACATTGGTAACCCCAGaagcacacatgcacgctgGCTCATACATGAAACGCAAGTCAATGGTAAAGTGGACGACatcagaggagaaggggcacgcacgcgcagcgaAGGATggtggcagagaggaggaggaagatcAGCGCAAGCTTTCCtgtctctccttccctccttcagGCAGAAGTGCGGGGTGCTTTTATCGTTGATGGCGGTAAAACAATAGCCGCACGAGACGAAGGGACTTGGTTGAGGAGCCGCGCGCGTGTATTACTAAGGGGCGGGATCGAAGGggatggggaagaggaggcagcggagctcCCCCCGTTGCGGCTCAacctccctctttttgtcTTCTTCGCTGCGCGTGGCCTGAAGAAAAGACTGAGCATTTGCGCCTTCTCTCGTTGAAACGACGGCCGCGTTATCTTTTTCCTTGCCGCGCTGTATTCGTctttgttctcctcctcctcctcctcctcctctgccacatGCAACGGTACTTCGTTGAGCGTGGACTGCTGAGCACGTTGTTTTAGGTTCGTGTaactccctttccttcttcccttcctctttccccctcgcTGTCTCTCGGCACATTGCGAGAGACGGCACAAGGGGAGCACTAGCGAACCTTCAGTATCGtattgggggaggggaggggactGGCATAGctacacccccacccacaaGGCCAGGCAGCGGCACTTAAGCATTCTTGTTCTGTTGCTAGCATCAGCAGCATGACCCCCTCGATCCCCAGCTCCTTTAAGGGCCAGTTGCTGCTTGCACTCATGCTCAGCGTTGGCCTCAAGTTGGTCACCTTCTCCCTCAGCACTCTCCTCACACGACTCCTGCTACCGTACCAGAATGGAGTGTACTTCACCTTCAATGTGTACAATGACGCTGTGTTGTTCATTGCACGGGAGGCGACCCGCAGTGTGGCCTCTCGGCTGCCCATCATAGAGTCGAGTGCGGAAGCAGAGGACAATGCGAAACAGGACGGCAATATCGATGCGGCTCAAGAGGTGGGTCCTGCTGGGCAGGGTGGCGCTGAGAATGCGCCATCCGCTCCGTCTGCACGGACGCCGGCAAGTTTGGTGCGGGTGGCCAACATCCGTGGAGTGGTGAGCATCGCCCTCTGCTCTGTGCCGCTTGCCATCGTCATGgctgcgacggtggaggCTCTCGGTGCGTGCCTCGGCCCGGCGTCCTTCCTTCCGTCCCTGATGCGGTACGCGCGTGCCAGCCAGCGAGACTTCCCCACGGCGAAGAGTGTCAGCGACCTCGACAGCGCAATGGCGCTGACGGGGCTTCCCTCTGTTGTGCTTCCGTACGTCCCAGAGatgacggtggtgctgtgcaCCATCATCATGGCAGCCATGGAACCGTGTGTTGTGCTCGTTCAGTCACTGAGCCTTTTccgtgttgttgttctgGCAGAGTGCGCGACGCTGGTAGCGCGGCTGTGTACCATCATCGGGATCGCGTACGCTTGTCAGCGCGATATCGCCGGCGGCCGCACGTCCGATGACGAAGTCGGTAATGGGCTGCGCACCCTGTGGGAGACACGAATGGCGATGGCATTTGGCCAGCTCGCGTACGCGATAACACATGTGATCTACTACACGCTGGTCGTGTCAGGGCTCCCAGTTGCTCGCTGGCTTGGCTCAAGCCCCGAGATGGAGCAggtgcgagcagcagcactgctggcACACGCAAGGGAACTGAGCCAGTCCCGACAGGGTGCAGTTGCAAGTGGGTCTGCTGCCAGTgcgaaggcggcgccgccttcgGTTCTTCCCACCCCGTCGCAGTTGGTACGGTGGTCATCCTTtgtctttcccttttgcttCTACTCAATTGGGGACAGCGTCGTAGCCTGtcggcgccactgcgcccTCCTTAGCACGTTCCTGCGCGAAAGCTTGCTGCGACTGGTGCTGTCGGAAGGGGAGAGCCTCGTACTGACCTCGCTCGGCTCCGAGACGGCGCGAGGGTACTACCACCTCATTTATAACCTCGGCTCTCTCGTAgtccgccttctcttccgcGTCTGGGAAAACGCCTGCTTCGTCAAGTGGAGCCTCGAGGCTTCGCTGGGCCACAGACACACCGCCGTGCATTTGCTGAAACTGATGCTGCGCTTAGCCTTCTATGTGGGCTTTTCCTTCACCCTGTTGGGCCCCCCGCTAGCACAGAAGTTCCTGACCACGATGTACACGTCGCGGTGGGCCACGCCGCAGGTATCGACGGCGCTCCAGCTTTATTTCTACGCTCTACCGCTGATGGCTTGGAACGGGCTGCTGGAGGCGTTTCTGCGTGCCGTCGCCTCcccggcggtgctgcagcgactgcagcggtggaTGGTTGGGGAGACGGTCTTGTACATTGCGGCGTGCTACGTCACGCTAACCGCCTTTGGCAAGACCGACATgcaaggagagagtgtgAGCGTGCTGGTACTGCTGAACATCTTTAATACGCTCTGGCGGTGTTGCGTGTCCATCTATCTCCTGGTGAGCTCTCCTACTGTTGTTGTCGGTGCCGCAACTGCTGTCTCAACTGATGCCCGAGCCGAAGATGTCGGCGGGCCTgccgcgcctgcagcgccttcccTTAC from the Leishmania panamensis strain MHOM/PA/94/PSC-1 chromosome 28 sequence genome contains:
- a CDS encoding tRNA methyltransferase, putative (TriTrypDB/GeneDB-style sysID: LpmP.28.2540) translates to MLASRGTIARDGDVVLVVHGHQNITPLVLQRGAVLHCKAGKFDHDDIIGRSLGRYVKGQNNQKSDPREPSVLILQNSADMWTQAVPHRTQIIYDTDIAVILLNLRLEPGKKVVEAGTGSGSLTHSLAKTVAPNGCVYTCDFHKQRCLEARAEFRRNGLDSHLVCSQWRDVCTTNTGAADIVDGVDADVEAMESPNTGFGVAAASVDAIFLDVPAPWAAIENVCHVLKEGGMLCTFSPCMEQTQRTAEALRAAPHHFVDIRTVEALTKFFHPVFKRARDARDRDCVKFRASLVSKGHSAYLTFARRRLGKAEQLEEGKPLEADGAEKNGMEEATTA
- a CDS encoding dolichyl-P-Man:GDP-Man5GlcNAc2-PP-dolichyl alpha-1,2-mannosyltranslocase, putative (TriTrypDB/GeneDB-style sysID: LpmP.28.2550) → MTPSIPSSFKGQLLLALMLSVGLKLVTFSLSTLLTRLLLPYQNGVYFTFNVYNDAVLFIAREATRSVASRLPIIESSAEAEDNAKQDGNIDAAQEVGPAGQGGAENAPSAPSARTPASLVRVANIRGVVSIALCSVPLAIVMAATVEALGACLGPASFLPSLMRYARASQRDFPTAKSVSDLDSAMALTGLPSVVLPYVPEMTVVLCTIIMAAMEPCVVLVQSLSLFRVVVLAECATLVARLCTIIGIAYACQRDIAGGRTSDDEVGNGLRTLWETRMAMAFGQLAYAITHVIYYTLVVSGLPVARWLGSSPEMEQVRAAALLAHARELSQSRQGAVASGSAASAKAAPPSVLPTPSQLVRWSSFVFPFCFYSIGDSVVACRRHCALLSTFLRESLLRLVLSEGESLVLTSLGSETARGYYHLIYNLGSLVVRLLFRVWENACFVKWSLEASLGHRHTAVHLLKLMLRLAFYVGFSFTLLGPPLAQKFLTTMYTSRWATPQVSTALQLYFYALPLMAWNGLLEAFLRAVASPAVLQRLQRWMVGETVLYIAACYVTLTAFGKTDMQGESVSVLVLLNIFNTLWRCCVSIYLLVSSPTVVVGAATAVSTDARAEDVGGPAAPAAPSLTPSSPLVRLLDFLSLFPKRIVGSILGLFVCSRALRANSVVAIVAVGLMYAAVILAGDGEVRRLLVTPVWSRVRLLLLRHRHDSHTGPAAVSLQSVESAKSKLE